Genomic DNA from Babylonia areolata isolate BAREFJ2019XMU chromosome 9, ASM4173473v1, whole genome shotgun sequence:
CCaatcccaacccatcccatccaaacccaacccatcccatcccaacccatcccatcccaacccatcccaacccaacccaaccccatcccaacccatcccaacccatcccatcccaacccatcccatcccaactcaacccatcccaacccaacccatcccaacccatctcatcccatcccaactcaacccaacccaaaccaaaccaacccatcccaactcaacccatcccaacccaacccatcccaactcatcccatcccaacccaacccatcccaactcaacccatcccaacccaacccaacccatcccaacccaacccaacccatcccaactcaacccatcccaacccaccccatcccatcccaacccaccccacaccaacccatcccaccccaactCAACCAAACCCAAACACCTCTCTTCAAGTCTCCCACCTCTTTGTCCTCCACAGGTTTGAACTCCGCCTCGCAGCAAGAAGCGTGCCCGTGTCCCTGCCCgtgcccgtgcccgtgcccgAGACTATGACTGTGGCTGGTACCGTtgcgcacaccaccaccaccactactgccaccactactactactacctccaccaccaccaccaccaccaccgtttccGAACTCTGTCTCCAGCTTGGGTCCGCTGTCTGAGGACGCCAATCCGTCCCCTCTGGActgctggttctggttctggtggtggtggtggtggtgagggaggtagAGGGACTCCCCCCGTCTTCGCTTCTCCACCCGGGACTGCACGTTGACGTAGGCGAACTCTAGCAAGGCCCCGAAGACGAACACCAGACAGCCCTGGAAAACAATAGGGTAGGTAGGTTGGGCGTCTGTAGTGTGTTtcgtgggggttgtggtggtggtggtggtggtggtggtgatgatgatggtgacgatggtgatggtaatggtgttgactgacaacaacaacaacaactactactactactactactaagaagatgacgatgatgatgacgacgacgacgaagaagaagaagaatgataatgataatatcaataaacagtggtaattctctccatttaCAATAAGGTACAAAACTTCGAGTCAATGCTGCCTATGCTTACGATTCAGCTAacaacacaggtaaataaatggtaCTTTGGAACAAACGCAAACGctccctaaaaaaaacccaacaaaaaacaaacaaacaaacaaaaaacaaaccccaaaacaaacacccccgCCAAAAAACGGAAGCTCCAGGCTTaaccttatactgatcatttgatcATTTCAAGATACTAATAATACTTACACAGCTCTTGATCTCTCgtcccacccctcaacacacacacacacacacacacacacacacacacacacacacacacgcacaagcgccaccataccacacaactcACGCCTGTACCGTTATgatccccctctccatccctcctcctccaccacatactcttctccttccttgtcttccccctcctcctcctcttcttcctcctcttcttcctcctcctcctgatacaAACAGAATACGAAGCCCAGGGCACACTGACCGCCATCCAGACTTTAATGTGGCCTTGAGACAAGACACATCACAACCTCACCCCTCCAGCCCTGAGATCtgccttccacctcttcctcctcttcctcctcctactcttcttcttcttcctcctcctcctattcttcctcctcctcctcttactcctcctactcttcctcctcctcctactcttcctcctcctcctcctcttcctcctcctactcttcctcctcctcctactcttcctcctcctgctcctcctcttcctcctcctcctcttccacatcttcctcctcctcctgcttctcctcctcccccccctcttccttcttcaccctccttctcttcctttacCTCCTATtcatcctcttccccctcttcaacaacaacaaaaaacccaactgaccGCCATCCAGAGGTCGATGGCCTTGAGGTAGTAGACCCTGCGGAACGCCGCCTTCTTCCTGGTAGTTCTACGTAAGTGAAACTCCAGACAACCTCACCACAGCACACTCTAACAAACCGACCAACaagaatcccccaccccacaaaagaaaccaacaaaaaacaaaaaccacctcaCCGCCATTCACACGTCGATGGCCTTGAGGTAGGAGACCCCGAAGAAGGACGCCTCTTTTCTGGTAGTTCTGCGAAAGTGAACTCCTCATAACCTCACCTCAacaccctccacgcccccccccccccccaaaaaaaaaaaaaaaaaaaaaaagaggagagagataacaTATCTCACCGCCATCCAGACGTCGATGGCCTTGAGGTAGGACACCCTGGGGAGCGCCGCCTTCTCCCCGGTGCTCTGGGTCGTCATGGTCAGCACGGTCAGCAGCCCCAGCGACACGCGGGCAGGGATGGCCTCCAGGTCGATCCAGAACGACACCCAGCTGAGAGCCACGATCATGCAGGACGGTACGTACACCTGGGGGAATAGaggatggattgattgatatggatattcatatagcgcctaccctcggtcggagaccaagctctaagcgctttacacacattgggtcatttacacaacaggctgcctacatgggtagagccgactgacggctgccattgggcgctcatcgttcgtttcctgcgtcattcaatcagatttcaggcacgcacacctacacactcagacaaacatgaaacatttaacattttacgtgcatgaccgttttgtatgcagccatactccgttttcgggggtgggcatgctgggtatgttcttgtttccataacccaccgaacgctgacatggattacaggatctttaacgtgcgtatttgatcttctgcgtgcgtatacacacgaagggggttcaggcactggcaggtctgcacttacgttgacctgggagatcggaaaaatctccaccctttacccaccaggcgccaccgagattcgaacccgggaccctcagattgaaagtccaacggtttaaccactcggctactgcgcaaTAGAACTcgggaatagaacagaacaggatagaaaatagaatatagaatagaatagaaaacagAATAGGAAACAATAgcacagaataaaatagaaaatagaacagaataaaatagaatagattagaatggaatagaataattATGAATGTCACGAAACCTCAAGGTTAAAAGACACAAGTACATTGGTAAATaaatgggtgtggtgatggtgttgctggCGTTATGTTGTTTTGGGTTATGTTTTTGCGAGAGATGTAATGTTGCTAGTGAtatgttgttgttagtattaagTTGTTAGTGCTATGTTGCTGttggtgacgttgttgttgttgttgtcagtgttcttgttgttggaaacacatacacacacacacacgcgcgcgcgcgcacacacacacacacaagcacatatatgcacgcacgcatgcacacacacaaagcagattGAGAGCTGtatgttcaatggtttctccatcactgcaatgggaagtcatttacagcttaggtgtgtgggttttttgtgtgggggttttgttgtcgttgttcttgttttgtgaaggaccatgactttcGAAcaaggaggcaacattgcactggctctaagtgctgcggcaatggggggctagttggccttttgggaaccatcccaacgtcgcctgtcctaaaaaaaaaaaaccactcttgaccgagagagtggggacgtaacttgggcaatgCACTCTCCACtaattatcaaattctagcccgaacagtcaggacagcagatgacTCCTCTGCTGTCCTAGTggtcactcaaggcctgactaagtgcgttgggttacgctgctggttaggtatctgcttggcagatgtggtgtagcgtatatggatttgtccgaacgcagtgacgcctccttgagctactgaaactgaaactctggtgGTCactgttggacacgactgactatcaaacatacatgtattgtattgtattgtattgtgtattgtgcattgtatattgtgtattgtgtttgtgtattgtatattgtgtattttgtattgtattgtgtattgtattgtattgtgtattttgtattgtattgtgtattgtattgtatattgtgtattgtattgtgtattgtattgtattgcatattgtgtattttgtgtattgtattgtgtattgtgtatagtgtattgtattgtgtatagtgtattgtgtatagtgtattgtagtgtatagtgtattgtatatagtgtattgtattgtattgtattgtactgtattgtattgtattgtattcaaacTGTAGACAGAACGAAACCCACCTGGGCAATGTAGTAGCCAAACTCCCGGGTCAGATGGAAATCAGCACGGATACAGGTATAGTTCCCTGccgacacagaacacacagaaggTGTTTTAAGGTGGGGTGGTGGATTGTGGTTGGTCGGTTGatgagtgggtgggagggtgtgtgggtgggtgggtgagcgtAGGGTATGGTTTAGTTGGTGTGAGGGttaggggtagggtgggtgtgtggttgaggtGTAGGGTATGGTTTAGTTGGTGTGAGGGttaggggtagggtgggtgtgtggttgaggtGTAGGGTATGGCTTAGTTGGTGTGagagctgggggtggtggtggtagaaggtgGGGTTGATAAGTGCGAGGATTGTTTATcgctgggtgggtggtgggagcaGATCATGGGagggagacagccagacagagagagagagagagagagagagagagagagagagttctgttccgataatccatccatccatccatccatccatctagccAACCACCCAACCTTCCAGCCATCCAACCAAAGACCCCATCTcccacaccccacgccaccccctttaaccctttcaccgccaagctcgcatttatgcacaggcgtggtagaggacccatgtcactgaaaggtgaccattcattggtctgttatccatgaacctactgctcttaatgttcggtggcaggacaggccatattttctagacATCGCAGGGGGacccccagctgttcttagctattgtcctttctgtgtttgtaccacaaggaaattttgtactctaaactgactggcggtgaaagggttaactagcCACCTCCCCACCCTAAAACCAGTCTCTCCTTCGTCCAATCAACCATTCAAGTAACCACTCACCCAACCGCCCACCCGCCtagtcaaccaaccaacacacccccaaaccacccaaccCTCCGTGCAACCACCCGAACTGTAAAGTCGCACAGCTCAACCAACCATTTAGCCAACCActgaaccacccacccaaccatccagaCAACCACCGAACCACCCACTCAACCAACCAGACAACCACTGAACCAccgaaccacccacccaaccgaGACAACCACTGAACCTctgaaccacccacccaaccatccagaCAACCActgaaccacccacccaaccatctaGCCAACTActgaaccacccacccaaccatctaGCCAACCActgaaccacccacccaaccatccagccaaccacTAAACTAccgaaccacccacccaaccatccagccaaccaccgaaccacccacccaacccaccaaccTGCAAGTCAGTCACAATTGTCAACCCCACACCTTCACAgcatgcagcagcaacaacagaataaaATTCCAACCATTTCCTCCACACCCCTTtccgctccccaccccacccatccaccaccccaccacccccgtcaTTCCCCATTCCTGCACTCGCACCACCCTCcgcaacgggaagtcatttacagctcagtctttcgtgaaggactatgacttctcaaactaggaggcaagactgcacagtgctgtagccttggggggctagttggcctttttttttttttataggcccaacactcggcttatatcacagattgacataagtttacatttgggccaacagcaaagtgagagctgtattatcaatggtttctccagtcaatgggaaaccatttacagcttagtcttttgtgaaggactatgactctcaaaactaggaggcaaaattgcactggctcttagtgctgcagccttgtgggctagttggcctttgggaaccatcccaacgccgactgtcctaaaaccctcttggccgagagagtggggatgtaacttgggcaagacactctccactataatcaaattctagcccaaatagtcggaacagcagttgctttctgtgctgttctgatggttatagtcgaacacgacggactatcatatatattagttggccttttgggaaccatcccaacgccgaccgtcctaaaaccacCTTGgccccgagagagtggggatagtaacctgggcaagacactctccactacaatcaaactcTAGctcagataatcgggacagcagttgcctcctccgctgttctgatggtcatagtcggactcgaCTATCATACGTTGGTGACTCGCCCTTTCCACAGACCAGaataggatgaggaggaggaggcggaggaggtgcTGGAGGTGGACAGTACGCTGTTGGGCATGGTCTGGTTATAGtcgaacatgactgactatcaaatATACAACCTACCAACCGACCCAACGGaaaccgatcccccccccccactccctaccacCCAGCCCCATCACaaccaaccccctacccctcccctcccccacagacCATAGATCATGCTGCCCTCCCCGTAGTGGAAGCCGCAGGGCCCGGTGTGCGTGAGGTGCACTTGGAAGCGGGGGAGCGTGACCCCCTCGCGCATCAGCACGGGCTGCTCGTGCCAGTGGAACAGCACGTTCTCCGCGCTGTAGCTGTCTGCACGgcacaaacacagcactgcacagtacagcactgcactgcacaaatTACAGCACGgcgctgcacaacacaacacagcacagcactgcacagcactgcacaatacagcacagcactgcacagcactgcacaatacag
This window encodes:
- the LOC143285704 gene encoding uncharacterized protein LOC143285704 isoform X4 translates to MKSMTTAFHPIMKTDYSVTIFLREHWQDKRLRWGCDFSTQFSRCHNYNNYNSSNNSSNSRNHNNNNNFDNSNGDENVFSGDYSDVTPATDENNNDVTPSDDVDGDDDDQRKEEEEEEEVLEWLEVDSKLLDMVWLPDLYFLNEKEAVLHDVTTANRMLHIYRNGSIRTSSRISMTLSCDMHLERYPHDEQTCSMFLGSYSYSAENVLFHWHEQPVLMREGVTLPRFQVHLTHTGPCGFHYGEGSMIYGNYTCIRADFHLTREFGYYIAQVYVPSCMIVALSWVSFWIDLEAIPARVSLGLLTVLTMTTQSTGEKAALPRVSYLKAIDVWMAGCLVFVFGALLEFAYVNVQSRVEKRRRGESLYLPHHHHHHQNQNQQSRGDGLASSDSGPKLETEFGNGGGGGGGGGSSSSGGSSGGGGVRNGTSHSHSLGHGHGHGQGHGHASCCEAEFKPVEDKEMEPTIITKQHSWIRTRTASLRQRAAKERARTADKFSRVIFPFTFLLFNIIYWMVFVAAPL